In Hwangdonia lutea, a single window of DNA contains:
- a CDS encoding DNA-3-methyladenine glycosylase I, which yields MEKKHRCGWCVGDNLYETYHDKEWGVPVYDDATLFEFLILETFQAGLSWITILRKRENFRKAFDNFDYKKIAQYNQDKIDALLQDAGIIRNKLKVKATITNAQAFMKIQEEFGSFSKYIWAFVDGKPIKNKLKHYTDAPANTPLSDALSKDLKKRGFKFVGSTVVYAHMQATGMVNDHELGCFRYEEV from the coding sequence ATGGAAAAAAAACATAGATGTGGCTGGTGTGTTGGAGATAATTTATACGAAACTTATCATGACAAAGAATGGGGCGTTCCGGTTTATGACGATGCGACGCTTTTTGAGTTTTTAATTTTAGAAACCTTTCAAGCGGGTTTAAGTTGGATTACCATTTTACGCAAACGCGAAAACTTCAGGAAAGCCTTTGATAATTTTGACTATAAAAAAATAGCCCAATACAACCAAGATAAAATTGACGCTTTATTGCAAGATGCTGGTATAATAAGAAACAAGCTGAAAGTAAAAGCCACCATTACCAATGCCCAAGCTTTTATGAAAATTCAGGAAGAATTTGGATCGTTCTCAAAATACATTTGGGCTTTTGTTGATGGCAAACCTATTAAAAACAAACTTAAACACTACACCGACGCACCTGCCAACACGCCTTTAAGCGATGCCCTAAGCAAAGATTTAAAAAAACGTGGATTTAAATTTGTGGGCTCTACCGTAGTTTATGCGCACATGCAAGCGACTGGAATGGTTAACGACCATGAGCTTGGGTGTTTTAGGTATGAAGAAGTATAG
- the aat gene encoding leucyl/phenylalanyl-tRNA--protein transferase, whose translation MHYLTNKIWFPNVNEATEDGLLAIGGDLSVERLLHAYKNGIFPWFEAEEPILWWSPHPRFVLFPEKLKVSKSMKQILRNRDYTVTVNKAFKAVITECSKIKRNGQTGTWITNTMIEAYTKLHELGYAKSVEVWRDNNLVAGLYGIDLGNNVFCGESMFTKESNASKAGFITFIQNTHYKLIDCQVYTKHLESLGAEEISRDLFLEYLK comes from the coding sequence ATGCACTACTTAACAAATAAGATTTGGTTCCCAAACGTAAATGAAGCCACCGAAGACGGATTACTCGCCATTGGAGGTGATTTGTCGGTTGAGCGTCTGTTGCACGCTTATAAAAACGGTATTTTTCCTTGGTTTGAGGCCGAAGAGCCTATTTTATGGTGGTCGCCCCATCCGCGATTTGTGCTGTTTCCAGAAAAGCTTAAAGTGTCAAAAAGCATGAAACAAATATTGCGCAATCGCGATTATACCGTTACCGTAAACAAAGCGTTTAAAGCGGTGATTACCGAATGCTCGAAAATAAAACGCAACGGACAAACAGGCACTTGGATAACCAATACTATGATTGAGGCATACACGAAACTACACGAATTGGGCTATGCAAAATCCGTTGAAGTTTGGCGCGATAACAATCTAGTTGCTGGTTTATACGGCATCGATTTGGGCAATAATGTGTTTTGTGGCGAAAGCATGTTTACCAAAGAAAGCAACGCCAGTAAAGCTGGTTTTATAACGTTTATACAAAACACACATTACAAGCTTATAGATTGCCAAGTGTACACCAAACATTTAGAAAGTTTGGGCGCTGAGGAGATTTCAAGAGATTTGTTTTTGGAGTATTTAAAATAG
- a CDS encoding DUF3127 domain-containing protein, with protein sequence MEVQGRIKMVGETQTFGNNGFRKREIVVTTEEQYPQHIMVEFVQDKTDLLNNYQVGQQVKININLRGREWVNPQGETKYFNSIQGWRIEALQTEATGENLPPVPPMDAFEPAGDLKEDDHDDLPF encoded by the coding sequence ATGGAAGTTCAAGGAAGAATAAAAATGGTAGGAGAAACTCAAACTTTTGGAAACAATGGGTTTAGAAAAAGAGAAATAGTTGTAACTACTGAAGAGCAATATCCACAACACATTATGGTGGAATTTGTACAAGATAAAACAGACTTACTAAATAACTATCAAGTAGGGCAACAAGTAAAAATAAATATTAATTTACGTGGTAGAGAGTGGGTTAATCCACAAGGCGAAACTAAATATTTCAACTCAATTCAAGGCTGGAGAATAGAAGCTTTACAAACTGAAGCTACTGGCGAAAACTTACCGCCTGTGCCACCAATGGATGCGTTTGAGCCTGCAGGCGATTTAAAAGAAGACGATCACGACGATTTGCCTTTTTAA
- a CDS encoding flavin reductase family protein — translation MTSFEPKDLSIGKLHSYLLSAVAPRPIAFASTLDAEGNPNLSPFSFFNVFSANPPIMIFSPARRVRNNTTKHTLENVEAIKEVVINVVNYDMVHQASLSSTEYAEGVNEFEKAGLTMLKSDIVKPFRVAESPVQFECKVNQIVKLGSEGGAGNLIICEVVKLHIDDEVLNEDGAINQQKLDLVARAGGSYYSRAKKGFFEIPKPLSTLGIGVDSFPDFVKNSMVLTGNDLGMLGNIEALPTEASVDEFVKDLGERYPNIKTATHRQKHKLARNYLSFGDVESAWKILLS, via the coding sequence ATGACGTCGTTTGAACCTAAAGACCTTTCAATAGGCAAATTACATAGTTATTTGTTAAGCGCCGTGGCACCGCGACCTATTGCTTTTGCAAGTACTTTAGATGCCGAAGGTAACCCAAACTTATCGCCATTTAGTTTTTTTAATGTGTTTAGTGCCAACCCGCCCATTATGATTTTTTCACCGGCGCGTCGGGTTAGAAATAACACCACCAAACACACCTTGGAAAATGTTGAGGCCATAAAAGAAGTGGTGATAAATGTGGTGAATTACGATATGGTGCATCAAGCATCGTTAAGTAGCACCGAATATGCCGAAGGGGTTAACGAGTTTGAAAAGGCGGGTTTAACCATGTTGAAATCCGATATTGTAAAACCCTTTCGTGTGGCCGAATCGCCCGTGCAATTTGAGTGTAAAGTCAACCAGATTGTGAAATTGGGAAGCGAAGGTGGCGCGGGAAATTTAATTATTTGCGAAGTTGTAAAACTACATATTGATGATGAGGTTTTAAATGAAGATGGCGCCATAAATCAACAAAAATTAGATTTAGTAGCCCGAGCCGGTGGCAGTTACTACAGCAGAGCTAAAAAAGGTTTTTTTGAAATCCCAAAACCCTTATCAACCTTAGGTATTGGTGTTGATAGTTTTCCTGATTTTGTAAAAAACAGCATGGTTTTAACTGGAAACGATTTGGGCATGTTGGGTAATATTGAAGCTTTGCCAACCGAAGCTAGCGTTGATGAGTTTGTTAAAGATTTGGGCGAACGTTACCCAAACATTAAAACGGCAACGCACCGGCAAAAACATAAATTGGCGCGAAATTATTTAAGTTTTGGCGATGTTGAAAGTGCTTGGAAAATATTACTGTCTTAA
- a CDS encoding sensor histidine kinase has translation MIFTEYKNTFRWVMIAASFIIVSLILWKTYEFFQHFKEEERVKMENWSFAQTDLQKMNNLNVDMGNLPLKVITSNTTTPMILVDSDGNISSYNNIDDTKAVDSTYLKNLILKFEKENTPIEVKQDGEIISTIYYGNSPLLNKLVYYPFALILIVVLFGAVIFFFYRSNKNATQNKLWSGMAKETAHQIGTPLSSLIGWTEILKSEEVNPEYIVEIEKDVDRLKTITERFSKIGSIPTLEVADIIKETIDAYDYLKSRSSKLIDFEIITPSGDIPVKLNKQLYSWVIENLVKNAIDAMKGRGRLTVEISQLENNVKVSVTDTGKGIPKNEFKKIFEPGFTSKKRGWGLGLSLTKRIIEDFHNGQIKVLQSELNKGTTIQIALTRAV, from the coding sequence ATGATTTTTACCGAGTACAAAAATACGTTTCGTTGGGTTATGATAGCCGCTTCGTTTATAATCGTATCGCTTATCTTATGGAAAACCTATGAGTTTTTTCAGCATTTTAAAGAGGAAGAGCGTGTAAAAATGGAAAATTGGTCGTTTGCCCAAACCGATTTACAAAAAATGAACAACCTTAATGTTGATATGGGCAATTTGCCCCTAAAGGTAATTACAAGCAACACCACAACACCAATGATTCTGGTTGATTCGGATGGTAACATTTCGAGCTATAACAACATTGACGATACCAAAGCCGTAGATTCAACTTATCTTAAAAACCTAATTTTAAAATTTGAAAAGGAAAATACGCCCATAGAGGTGAAACAAGATGGCGAAATTATAAGCACGATATATTATGGAAATTCGCCATTGTTAAACAAACTGGTTTATTATCCGTTTGCATTAATTTTAATAGTAGTTTTGTTTGGTGCCGTTATATTTTTCTTTTATCGCAGCAATAAAAATGCCACTCAAAACAAACTATGGTCGGGCATGGCAAAGGAAACGGCACATCAAATTGGTACGCCGCTATCTTCTTTAATTGGATGGACTGAGATTTTAAAAAGTGAAGAAGTAAATCCTGAATATATTGTTGAAATTGAAAAGGATGTGGACCGCCTGAAAACCATTACCGAGCGTTTTAGTAAAATAGGCTCCATCCCCACTTTGGAAGTTGCCGATATTATAAAAGAAACCATTGATGCTTACGATTATTTAAAATCGAGATCATCAAAACTCATCGATTTTGAAATTATAACCCCAAGCGGAGACATCCCCGTTAAACTCAATAAACAACTGTATAGTTGGGTAATTGAAAACTTGGTTAAAAACGCTATTGATGCCATGAAAGGCAGGGGCAGGCTTACCGTTGAAATCTCTCAGCTTGAAAATAACGTAAAAGTAAGTGTAACCGATACCGGAAAGGGGATTCCTAAAAATGAATTTAAAAAAATATTCGAACCCGGATTTACCTCAAAAAAACGCGGTTGGGGATTGGGTTTATCGCTTACAAAACGTATTATAGAAGATTTTCACAATGGGCAAATTAAAGTGTTGCAATCTGAATTAAACAAAGGTACCACCATACAAATTGCTTTAACACGAGCCGTTTAA
- a CDS encoding HIT family protein, with the protein MASIFTKIVNGEIPCYKVAETDDFLAFLDVNPNSQGHTLCIPKKEVDKIFDLDEVTYHGLMEFSRQVALAIRKAIPCLRVGMSVIGLEVPHVHVHLIPLHSMEDARFIQKTKMTAEEFQATAEAIKAQL; encoded by the coding sequence ATGGCATCAATTTTCACGAAAATAGTAAATGGCGAAATTCCTTGTTATAAGGTTGCCGAAACCGACGATTTTTTAGCTTTTCTTGATGTAAATCCAAACAGCCAAGGTCATACACTTTGTATTCCTAAAAAGGAAGTGGATAAAATTTTCGATTTAGATGAAGTGACATATCATGGCTTAATGGAATTTTCCAGACAAGTAGCTTTGGCTATTAGAAAGGCCATTCCGTGCCTACGCGTTGGGATGAGCGTTATTGGGTTGGAAGTGCCGCATGTGCATGTGCATTTAATTCCGCTGCACTCTATGGAAGACGCGCGTTTTATCCAAAAAACAAAAATGACTGCTGAAGAATTTCAAGCGACGGCCGAAGCTATAAAGGCACAATTATAA
- the greA gene encoding transcription elongation factor GreA, with product MSKVSYYTPEGLKKLRAELKQLKDVERVKASRAIAEARDKGDLSENAEYDAAKEAQGMLEMRIAKLEDALAGARVIDESQLDTSKVLVLSKVKIKNQTNGMEMNYTLVADGEADLAAGKISVNSPIGKGLLGKSVGEVAEIQVPNGVMKFDIIEISR from the coding sequence ATGAGTAAAGTATCATACTATACACCAGAAGGATTAAAAAAATTGAGAGCAGAGTTAAAGCAATTAAAGGATGTGGAGCGCGTAAAAGCGTCAAGAGCCATTGCAGAAGCCAGAGATAAAGGCGATTTAAGTGAAAACGCCGAATACGATGCCGCCAAAGAGGCTCAAGGGATGTTAGAAATGCGCATTGCCAAATTAGAAGATGCCTTGGCCGGTGCGCGCGTAATTGATGAGTCGCAATTAGACACTTCAAAAGTATTGGTATTGTCTAAGGTGAAGATTAAAAACCAGACCAATGGTATGGAAATGAACTACACTTTGGTTGCAGATGGTGAAGCAGATTTAGCTGCGGGTAAAATATCGGTAAATTCTCCTATCGGTAAAGGCTTGTTAGGTAAATCGGTTGGTGAAGTGGCCGAAATACAAGTGCCAAATGGTGTGATGAAATTTGATATTATTGAGATTTCCAGATAA
- a CDS encoding TonB-dependent receptor, giving the protein MKNLFENLSFLRRQESYQKKCLTLFGVLLSFGVSAQQNQTEQDSTKTQKLDEVLVKAVRVNATSPITHSNVTKKQLEKRNLGQDIPVLLNYLPSVVTTTDAGAGVGYTGIRIRGINAQSTNITLNGIPYNDAESLGTFWVNLGDFASSVESLQLQRGVGTSTNGSGAFGASINVLTDAVSEEAKGEISNTFGSYNTRKHSIKFSTGKLNNNIEIAGRLSKIKSDGYIDRASSDLKSYFLQGAYVDDNTLIKAITFSGHEITYQSWNGLEDLDLLANNRTYNTAGEYTDENGNTQFHENEEDNYQQDHYQLHWNERYNNYWSTNLALNYTKGRGYFEQYKEDEPFDEYDLTPINIGGETIDETDLIRRRWLDNNFYVVNAGANYKKNVLDMNFGLSYSSYIGDHFGEIIWARFASDSEIGDHYYNGQGKKKDFSLFTKATYRLNDKVSLYGDLQMRFVNYKTTGLTSDRINLLVDEQYNFFNPKAGITYELDANNNLYFSYARANREPSRSDFESNPNIKPEQLNDFELGWRHRNRAFRINANAYYMLYNEQLVLTGAIDNTGTPIRTNSGESYRLGLEVDAAIRISEQFAVQPNFTISSNKNKESFFQRDGVLENLGKTNISFSPELVAANALIYSPSTHFQMSFLSKYVGEQFMGNNDSEASKLDSYFVNDFNVTYEIKTKSLFKSITLSGLVNNIFGEKYVSNGYYYTYDDTWSTPGVTTTIEGAGYYPQATTNFLLGATLKF; this is encoded by the coding sequence ATGAAAAATTTATTCGAAAATTTGTCATTCCTGCGAAGGCAGGAATCTTATCAAAAAAAGTGTTTAACCTTATTTGGTGTTCTACTTTCCTTTGGGGTTAGTGCACAACAAAATCAAACCGAACAAGATTCAACTAAAACACAAAAACTAGACGAAGTTTTAGTGAAAGCCGTTCGTGTAAATGCTACATCGCCCATTACACACTCCAACGTTACTAAAAAACAGTTGGAAAAACGCAATTTAGGGCAAGATATTCCTGTTTTATTAAACTATTTACCGTCGGTTGTAACCACTACCGATGCCGGTGCCGGTGTGGGTTACACGGGTATTCGCATTCGTGGTATTAATGCGCAATCCACCAATATTACACTCAATGGTATTCCGTACAACGATGCGGAGTCTTTAGGGACATTTTGGGTGAATTTAGGCGATTTTGCATCTTCGGTAGAAAGTCTGCAATTACAACGTGGCGTAGGTACATCAACCAACGGTTCGGGTGCTTTTGGCGCGAGTATTAACGTACTTACCGATGCGGTTTCAGAGGAAGCTAAGGGAGAAATTTCCAATACCTTCGGAAGTTATAATACCAGAAAGCACAGTATTAAATTTAGCACGGGTAAACTCAATAATAACATAGAAATTGCAGGGCGATTATCTAAAATTAAATCCGATGGTTATATTGATAGGGCCTCATCCGATTTAAAATCGTATTTCCTCCAAGGGGCTTATGTCGATGACAACACGTTAATAAAGGCCATTACTTTTAGCGGCCATGAAATTACCTATCAATCTTGGAATGGTTTAGAGGATTTAGATCTTTTAGCCAATAATAGAACCTATAATACCGCTGGTGAATACACCGATGAAAATGGGAATACTCAATTTCATGAAAATGAAGAAGATAATTATCAGCAAGACCATTATCAATTGCATTGGAATGAACGATACAACAACTATTGGTCTACAAACCTAGCGTTGAATTATACCAAAGGACGTGGTTATTTTGAACAATATAAAGAAGACGAGCCTTTTGATGAATATGATTTAACCCCAATAAATATAGGTGGCGAAACCATTGATGAAACCGATTTAATTCGTCGCCGTTGGTTAGATAACAACTTTTATGTTGTAAATGCCGGTGCAAATTATAAAAAGAATGTATTGGACATGAATTTTGGACTATCGTACAGCAGTTATATTGGCGACCATTTTGGTGAAATAATATGGGCGCGTTTTGCCAGTGATTCTGAAATAGGCGACCATTATTATAACGGACAAGGCAAGAAAAAAGACTTTAGTCTATTTACAAAGGCCACATACAGACTTAATGATAAGGTGAGTTTGTACGGCGATTTGCAAATGCGTTTTGTAAATTATAAAACCACCGGTTTAACATCAGACAGAATTAATTTATTGGTTGATGAGCAGTATAACTTTTTCAATCCCAAAGCGGGAATTACGTATGAATTGGATGCTAATAACAACCTGTATTTTTCTTATGCTCGGGCAAATCGAGAACCAAGCCGCAGCGATTTTGAAAGCAATCCAAACATAAAACCAGAGCAGTTAAACGATTTCGAATTAGGTTGGAGGCACCGTAATAGAGCATTCAGAATTAACGCCAATGCCTATTATATGCTATACAATGAGCAATTGGTTTTAACAGGTGCCATAGACAATACGGGCACACCTATTAGAACCAATAGTGGCGAAAGTTATCGTTTGGGCTTAGAGGTTGATGCCGCTATACGGATTTCTGAGCAGTTTGCTGTGCAACCAAATTTTACAATAAGTTCAAATAAAAATAAAGAATCGTTTTTCCAACGTGATGGGGTTTTAGAAAATTTAGGTAAAACAAATATTTCATTTTCACCGGAGCTGGTTGCGGCCAATGCTTTGATTTATAGTCCATCAACACATTTTCAAATGTCTTTTTTAAGCAAATACGTCGGTGAACAATTTATGGGAAATAACGATTCGGAAGCCTCAAAATTAGACAGTTATTTTGTAAATGATTTTAATGTCACTTATGAAATTAAAACCAAATCGCTTTTTAAATCCATTACACTTTCTGGATTGGTAAATAATATTTTTGGTGAAAAATATGTGTCAAACGGATATTATTATACCTATGATGACACTTGGAGCACTCCGGGAGTTACAACAACCATTGAGGGTGCAGGCTACTATCCGCAAGCAACCACAAACTTTTTGCTTGGGGCAACCTTAAAGTTTTAA
- the arfB gene encoding alternative ribosome rescue aminoacyl-tRNA hydrolase ArfB — MINKEALLQELTFKAVRSSGAGGQHVNKVSSKMELTFNLLESLALNEHQKERLQNKLQHRLTKDGMLILHCDESRSQHKNKDLVIKRFFDLIRTSLIIPKKRIPTKIPKSVIRKRLKNKRHRSEKKAHRKKPDLD; from the coding sequence ATGATTAATAAAGAAGCCTTATTGCAAGAGTTAACATTTAAAGCCGTTAGAAGTTCTGGAGCTGGCGGACAGCATGTAAACAAAGTATCTTCAAAAATGGAGTTGACTTTTAATCTATTGGAATCGCTTGCGCTTAACGAGCATCAAAAAGAACGCTTACAAAACAAGCTTCAACACCGGTTAACCAAAGATGGTATGCTAATTTTACACTGCGATGAAAGCCGGAGTCAACATAAAAATAAAGACTTGGTAATTAAGCGGTTTTTCGACTTAATAAGAACATCGTTAATTATTCCAAAAAAAAGAATTCCAACCAAAATCCCGAAATCCGTTATTAGAAAACGCTTAAAAAACAAACGGCATCGTTCAGAAAAAAAGGCGCATCGAAAAAAACCGGATTTGGATTAA
- a CDS encoding DUF4301 family protein — protein sequence MFSEKDIQHIKKKGITVKQIEAQVNRIKNGMSYSNLVAAANIGNGIKSYNEAEIQDFIALFDAKRDALNIVMFVPASGAATRMFKFLFQFLKNYKPSQETIEEYAERQNDNLIKTFVSNLESFPFYEAVLSKAKTIHPNFESLNKDEVCLAFIKTMLSEEALNYSFFPKGLLPFHNYKTGAITAFHERLLESTLYASSNNKANLHFTVSKKHHPYFDSELNKIKKDLEEKTNNVFNVSYSYQKEETETVALTTNNEIYRNEDGSILFRPAGHGALIENLNAIDGDLIFIKNVDNIVVFNRNKKLVKYKKLIAGVLIQAQEKAFSFLHKLDNDSVSEADMLTMATFLSNEMNVSISDEFDDLSSEKKKQYLIEKLNRPIRVCAMVKNEGEPGGGPFWVKDENGNISLQIAEFAQIDIENTQQADIVKNATHFNPTDLVCGTKNYKGEKFNLLNYVDPEAAFITMKTQNGTDIQALELPGLWNGSMAYWNSIFVEVPLETFNPVKTVNDLLKPEHQDLA from the coding sequence ATGTTTTCAGAAAAAGACATCCAACACATTAAAAAAAAGGGCATTACTGTAAAACAAATTGAAGCCCAGGTAAATCGTATAAAAAACGGGATGTCTTATTCTAATTTGGTGGCTGCAGCAAATATTGGAAATGGTATTAAAAGTTATAATGAAGCTGAAATTCAGGATTTTATTGCATTATTTGATGCTAAAAGAGACGCTTTAAATATCGTCATGTTTGTGCCGGCCTCGGGTGCGGCTACGCGTATGTTTAAGTTTTTGTTCCAGTTTTTAAAAAATTATAAGCCTTCACAGGAAACCATTGAAGAATATGCTGAAAGACAAAATGATAACCTCATAAAAACTTTTGTTTCAAATTTAGAAAGCTTTCCGTTTTACGAAGCAGTCTTATCAAAAGCAAAAACGATACATCCCAATTTCGAAAGTTTAAATAAAGACGAAGTGTGTTTGGCCTTTATAAAAACCATGTTGAGCGAAGAGGCTTTAAACTATAGCTTTTTCCCGAAAGGATTACTGCCATTTCACAACTATAAAACAGGCGCTATTACCGCGTTTCATGAGCGTTTATTGGAGTCTACCTTGTACGCTTCATCAAACAACAAAGCCAACCTTCATTTTACGGTTTCCAAAAAGCACCATCCGTATTTTGATTCAGAATTAAATAAAATAAAAAAGGATTTAGAAGAAAAGACAAACAATGTTTTTAACGTCTCGTATTCGTATCAAAAAGAAGAGACCGAAACCGTAGCCCTAACTACAAATAACGAGATTTACAGAAACGAAGATGGCTCTATTTTATTCCGTCCGGCAGGCCATGGCGCATTAATTGAAAACTTGAATGCTATTGATGGCGACCTTATTTTTATTAAAAACGTCGATAATATTGTGGTTTTTAATCGGAACAAAAAATTGGTCAAGTATAAAAAACTCATTGCTGGTGTGCTTATTCAGGCTCAAGAAAAAGCCTTTTCGTTTTTGCACAAATTAGATAATGACTCTGTTTCAGAAGCAGATATGCTAACCATGGCGACGTTTCTTTCTAATGAAATGAATGTTTCCATTAGCGATGAATTTGATGATTTGTCTTCGGAAAAAAAGAAACAATATTTAATAGAAAAATTAAATCGACCCATTCGTGTTTGCGCTATGGTAAAAAACGAGGGCGAACCCGGAGGTGGTCCTTTTTGGGTAAAAGACGAAAACGGGAACATTTCGTTACAAATAGCAGAATTTGCACAAATTGACATTGAAAACACCCAACAAGCCGATATTGTAAAAAACGCCACCCACTTTAACCCAACCGATTTGGTTTGTGGCACTAAAAATTACAAGGGCGAAAAATTCAATCTTCTCAATTACGTAGATCCCGAGGCCGCTTTTATTACCATGAAAACCCAAAACGGCACAGATATACAAGCATTGGAATTACCCGGACTGTGGAATGGCAGTATGGCCTATTGGAATTCCATTTTTGTTGAAGTGCCTTTAGAAACCTTTAACCCTGTAAAAACGGTAAACGATTTGCTAAAACCCGAGCACCAAGATTTAGCATGA
- a CDS encoding ATP-binding protein — protein sequence MEEKLKQQPANCIKVVLFGPESTGKTTLSRQLARYYNSVWVPEYAREYLQNKWNNERKTCEPKDLLPIAEGQMKLENELAQKTNTVLICDTDLLETKVYSETYYSGTCDPILEKYALKNTYDLYFLTYIDTPWEADDLRDKPEHRKEMFRAFENALINNNRPYVLLKGDKQIRLKKAVKHIDKLLKNKK from the coding sequence ATGGAAGAAAAACTTAAACAGCAACCCGCAAACTGCATAAAAGTAGTTTTATTTGGCCCGGAATCAACAGGGAAAACAACACTGTCTCGTCAATTGGCGCGTTATTATAATTCGGTTTGGGTGCCAGAATACGCACGCGAATATTTGCAAAACAAATGGAATAACGAGCGCAAAACCTGTGAGCCAAAAGACTTATTGCCCATAGCAGAAGGACAAATGAAACTTGAAAATGAGCTGGCACAAAAAACCAATACCGTTTTAATTTGCGACACCGATTTGCTGGAAACCAAAGTGTATTCGGAGACCTATTACTCCGGAACCTGCGACCCCATTTTAGAAAAGTACGCCTTAAAGAATACTTACGATTTGTACTTTTTAACGTATATTGATACGCCTTGGGAAGCTGATGATTTACGCGATAAACCAGAACACAGAAAAGAGATGTTTCGTGCTTTCGAGAATGCTTTAATAAATAACAACCGACCTTATGTTTTGTTAAAAGGCGATAAACAAATCCGATTGAAAAAAGCCGTAAAACATATTGATAAATTACTAAAAAACAAAAAATAA
- the pnuC gene encoding nicotinamide riboside transporter PnuC gives MSPIFDFLFEQYSDYQTIDIILEIIAVIFGFLSVWFSKQNNVLVFPTGMISTIIFVYLLFKWELLGDMMINGYYFIMSVYGWYIWTRKVNDTQVTPISRMTFSEKKISAAIFIATLLFVYLVYKTFDKWTSVVAYIDTITTAIFFVGMWLMARRKLENWIFWIIGDLISIPLYFYKGFTFTSFQYFGFTFIAIFGYLAWKKNLNSNPQTA, from the coding sequence ATGAGCCCCATTTTTGATTTTTTGTTTGAGCAATATTCCGATTATCAAACCATTGATATTATTCTGGAAATTATAGCCGTTATTTTTGGTTTTCTTTCTGTTTGGTTTTCTAAACAGAACAATGTTTTAGTGTTTCCCACGGGTATGATAAGCACCATTATTTTTGTGTATTTATTGTTTAAATGGGAATTGTTGGGCGATATGATGATAAATGGTTATTACTTTATAATGAGTGTTTATGGGTGGTATATTTGGACGAGAAAAGTGAATGACACACAGGTAACGCCAATTTCTAGAATGACGTTCAGCGAGAAAAAAATAAGCGCAGCTATATTTATAGCAACCCTTTTATTTGTTTATTTGGTGTATAAAACCTTTGATAAATGGACCAGTGTCGTAGCCTATATAGACACCATTACAACCGCCATATTTTTTGTTGGCATGTGGCTTATGGCACGACGAAAACTTGAAAATTGGATTTTTTGGATAATCGGAGACCTGATTTCCATACCACTATATTTTTACAAAGGCTTTACATTTACTAGTTTTCAGTATTTTGGCTTTACATTTATTGCCATATTCGGTTATTTAGCATGGAAGAAAAACTTAAACAGCAACCCGCAAACTGCATAA
- a CDS encoding thiamine-binding protein has protein sequence MKISVELTLTPLQDEFEPAIIHFIKKLRASNLKVLENPLSTQVYGEYDEVMNLLNTEIKEAFQLIENGLLYMKIVKTDRQNYEPHF, from the coding sequence ATGAAAATATCAGTAGAATTAACATTAACACCGTTGCAAGACGAGTTCGAACCAGCAATCATTCATTTTATAAAAAAATTAAGAGCCTCAAATCTCAAAGTTTTAGAAAATCCTTTGAGCACACAGGTTTATGGCGAATACGATGAGGTGATGAATTTGCTCAACACCGAGATAAAAGAAGCCTTCCAACTTATTGAAAATGGTTTGCTGTACATGAAAATAGTAAAAACAGATAGACAAAATTATGAGCCCCATTTTTGA